From Pseudoramibacter sp.:
GATGGATATCAAATTGAAGTGATGAGACGTCCACAATAACCTTTCACTGCAAGTACCGATATCTTTTATGATATCGGTACTTTTCTTTTCCAAAAATTTTGTAATTCTTTGGATAACTGATGCGGCGTTGCAATGCTTTTAGGCAGATTTAAATATTTAGGGAAAAGACGTTGATAACGCTTTTGTGCATATCGATCGTCAATCAAAAGAACCGCTCCATAATCATTTTCTGTGCGAATTACTCTGCCAATAGCCTGGAGAACTTTTGAAAATCCTGGAAAAAGATATGCGTAATCAAATCCTTTTTGTCCTTGAGATGAAAAATAATCTTTTAACATATCATTTTCTGGACAAACCATAGGCAGCCCCACTCCTACAACGGCTACACCAACCAGTGACTCGCCTGTCAAATCAATACCTTCGCTAAAGAAACTTCCCAAAACAGCAAATCCAATCAATGTCCTCTCTTCTTTTTCATGCTCATGAAAACGATCAAGAAAATCTTGTTTTTCCTTCGCTGACATTGTCTTTTTTTGACAAATAATAGAATACGATGAAATTTCTGCCTGTTCGCTAAACTTATGATAAATTAACTGCATATAGGCATATGATGGGAAAAATATCATGTAATGTCCCTGCCGGGCTTGTAAAAAAAACGACAGCATTTCTACGACTTGATCTGCTGTTTGTTGACGATATTTATATTGAGTTGAAATGTCCGCACTGAGTAAAAGCAAATGATCCGATTGATACGGTGATTTTAAGTCAACCAGCGACATGTCTTTTCCTCCAAAAAAACGCTTATAATAAATTAAAGGTGATAACGTCGCTGAAAAATAGATAACTGCCCGACTATCGTTGGCTTGCTTTAATATCATTTGTTTGGGATTTAAACAATGTACGCCGATACAAATATCTTTTTGATTCTCTGAAATGGAAAATGAAGTTCGAGTTGCTTCGCCATAATATTCCAGAATGACCAATATACGTCTTAATTCCAAATAAAAGTTGATGATTTCTTCGTCGACGATTTGTTCGGACTTAGCAGCTTTAGAGAACCATACTTCTCCAGCAACTGCGGCTTTTTGCAAATTCTTATACAAATCGCGGGGAAATTCTTTTTCAACATTCCAAGATTTATTCAGATTAATTAGTTGCAGTCTGATTTTTTCAAGTTCATCAATTAGCGCCGTAAGTGCTCTATAAAATAAATTAATCTTTCGAATTTTTTTTCGTACATTTAATAATTTTATTTTAGAAATAGATCGGTCACTGTACATATCCCGAACACGGTCTATGAGATGATGCGCTTCATCTACCAGCAATATCGTTTCGTTTTCAAATCTTTCTTGAAATTGCAAATTTACAACAGGATCATAAAGATAGTTATAATCTCCGATTACCACATCGCACCAATGGCTAAGATCAATTGAAAGTTCAAACGGGCAAAGCCTATTTTGTTTCGCTATTCGCGTAATATGCTGAGAATCAAAGTTCTGTTCATTTTTTAATAATTCATAGAGAACCGGTTTGATACGGTCAAAATAATGATCCGCATATGGGCAATGAATTGGATCGCATTGTCGCACTTCCTGCAAACAGATTTGATCCTTTGCTGTAAGGGTAACTGATCGAACAAAAATATCACTCTTCTTTTTTAACAACGCGAGTGCTTTTTCTGCAGCACCAGCACCCGTTGTTCTGGCAGTGGCATAAAAAATCTGAGTCCCCTTTCCTCTGGCTAATGCATGTAAGGCGCCTACCATAACCCCCATACTCTTCCCAATACCAGTTGGAGCCTGACAGATCAAAGTTCTCTTTTCTTCAATGGTCCGGAAAACAGCGCTCGCAATTTGATGCTGGCCTGGGCGCCACTTTTGAAACGGAAAAGGCATATTAACAATACTGACATTCCGACGGTTTGTCAGCTCTCTTTTTAATTCAAGCCACTTAGTCCATTCGCAAAATACCTGCTCGGCAAAACGAGAAAGAGAAGCTGCACTTTCCGTTTTTTTAATTTGACGAACAGTTCCACTCGGGACCTGATAAAAGGTTAACTGTACGTCAATTTTTTCAAGTTTATTTTCCTGACAAATGATCCAGGCATACAATCTGGCTTGAGCAAAATAATCCGGATAATCCAATTCAGAAATAAACATCACATTTTTCGTTGTCGTTTTTATTTCGTCAACTAATACTGGCATATTATTTCGATAAACCACACCGTCAGCCCGACCCCAAATATTAAAGCAGTAATCTTTATAATAAGTTTGATATTTGAGGGTGACTTCTGGATGATATGATGATTCCATCGATGCTTGAAGTTTTCGATGAATCTCAGCGCCTTCTTGAGCTCTGTTCATCTGACCAGGCCGCGTATCGATGCTTCCTCTCTGATAAACAAAACCGACGAGTTCCCGAACGGAAAGGGAAATAACCTCCTGTTCTTTAGTCATGCTTTGGTATAAGGCATCGGCAGCGGCATCCAGGCTGTGATTTTCGATATTACATTTCCATCTGCCTTGGCAACTTCAGCGTTATTAAAAATAACATTATCCATATCTTTGTGATTGGAATGCGTTAAGAAAATAAATTTACTGCCAGGTTTGTAAGGCGGAATATAATCTGCTAAAGCAACTTCTTCGCCTAGAGGTGTCTGAGCCTTCGAAGCCATTTGATAATGTGCAATACTAACCAGGCAAACTTGCTGCTGATTCGGCAAATGATCCTGAACGCTTATCCAATTCTGTTCCATAATAAAATCCTCCCTTTCGATTTATACTAATAATCCTGCGAATATACCGCAGAAAAAACCAACCAATACATCGGACGGATAATGTACACCGCCAATAATGCGAATCAATCCCGTAAATACACTTAAAACCAACAGGCAAATGCCAATCGCTGGAAATATTCTCAAAAATACCATTGCAATAACCGTCGAAGAGAAAACGTGTCGGCTTGGCATTGAACATCCTTTTTTCTTTTTAATGATCAAAGGGGCAATATTCCATCTTTCGTATGGTCTGGGCCGATTAATGGCACGCCGAATAATACTTAAAAGAATAAAACTGATAGCAGGAACACAGAATATCCTCAAAAATCTCGTATCACTTTGTATCCATAAAACGATCAGCAATACAGGATACATAAAAAAAGGAATCAATGTAAAAACACGGTTCAAATTTTTGCATAGTGTCAGTGCTAAGGGATGCTTCAAAAAAGGCTTCGTCCATTTCTCATAGAGCCCTTGATAATTTATTTTCATAATTTTATATCAAATTTAAATTTTCAAGTATTTCCCGATGCGATTTGACTGTTAGATCCGCTTTCGAGGCGTCCACTAATTGCGGAGCTGCACTTGCAAACAGCCAGGCATCAGCACCCGAACGCTTTCCTGCAAGAATACCATTGGTCGCATCATCAATAACCAAACAATCTTCTGGATGAACCCCCATCAACTTTGCGGCTTTTATAATAATCGCTGGATCAGGTTTTCCCGCTTCAACATCCTCCGACGTAACAAATCCGTCAAGATAAGGCTCTATTTTTAGCAGTCCAATGACTTTTTTTACAAGGTATCGCTTTGAACCTGACGCAATAGTCAAATGAAGTCCGGCCTGACGGCAAGTTTTAAAGCATTCCAGAACGCCTGGAAAAATTGCCGGCCTTTTATCTGGGTCGTCAAGGAGCTCAGCATAACGCTGACTTTCATACTCTGCCTGTTCCTTTGGAGAGACCTTAAGATGATAAGTCTCTTTTAGATAAGACCACCATCTTTCACACCCCATTCCCATGCTTTTTGCAATTTCTGCTTGATTTGGCGCAATGCCAATTTCTGCATACATTTTAACTTCTATCTGTTTATACAAACGTTCTGAATCTAAAAGTACGCCATCCATGTCAAAAATGATCCCTTTATATTTTTTCATGCCCTGCCTCTCTTGATTACAAATGTATTTTAATTATAACAAACTGAAAATACGAATCAAATAAAAAAGCACTGTGCTGAACACAGTGCTTCATCAATTTTATTGTCCGGCATAATGCCAGTATTGAGGATAAGAACGCCAATTCTTACCAACGCTGGCTTCCGTTCCGGTCTGGTCTCCTGTTTCCGGGTGACCGCGATTCGTATGAAAACCAGCTGACATATTTCCACCTAATGACATTTCAACATGGCTTGACGGATCCAATTCGATATCCCCTCGGGACGGTGAAGAGACCTGTACCCAACCTGCGTTTTTTAGTGCTGCGCCTAAATTGCGCGTATTTTGAGCATTTGCCCTAGAAACAGGGAATCCTGCTAATCCCAACGAAAAAATAATCGATGAAGAACAGTCAAAGTCCGGGCCCCAACGTTCTGTTTGGACTTGAGTATAGCCATGACTGTTGTCATTACACAAGGCAATCATAATTTGAATAAACTTTTCCAACTTCGGCAAATTGGACGATGCGATGGCATTGATATCTGCCGAAACTGAATAGGTTCCTGCGCTGCTGGCCTGGGCTGCTAATTCAGTGAGTTGTTGATTCAGCTGTCCCTGCTGTGTTTGCTGAAGTTTTGCAATCTCATCTTTTTGCTGTTGCAGCTTTTTTTGATTTTCTTCGATCGCCTTTGTGGATTCTTCCAAGCTCTTTTTTGCTTCTTCAGCTTTGCTTACGATTTGATTGTCGCTGGCATACACGTACCGAACACTGGCCGCATTATTGAGCATCTGCGAAAAACTCTTGGCCGAAAAAATGTAGGAAATGGCAGAGGACTGCCCCATCATGTACATTGCGCGAATACGCTTGGCCATTAATTTTTTTGCTGCCTTATATTCTGCTTCTTTCTGTGGCAGAAGTGCTTTATTGATGGTTAATTCTCCGTTGGCCTGGTCAATCTGCGACTGAATATCTTTTAATTGCTGCGTTGTTTGAGCCAATTGTTGTTTGGACTGGTCTACATCCGACTGCGACGGTGCTGCAAAGGCCGAAATTGGTGTACAGATCATTGCTGCAGATAATATGACCGCTATCAAACGCTTCAAACTTTCACTCTCCTTTATTCATGCCTTGTATTTTCGTTAAACATTAATTATTAGTTTAACGGATTATAAGCGAAATTACAAATAATTTAAAGAAAGTCTAAGACTTACGGTTTAGCCTTTAATTCATTAAGGCTGTACTTTTTCTCATAATTTTTTTACTAACAAGACAAGAATATAATGTCGTTTCGTCCAAAAGTGCGGTATAATGAGATTAAAATTAGCATATAAGGGGAGGTTCTATACCTATGGCATCAATTTTTGAAGGTTTTAGAGATCAGCTGAAGGCTAATCCGAAAACAATTGTCTTTCCAGAAGGTGATGATCCACGTATTCTTCACGCGGCCAATCAATTATTAAAAGATAAAACATTAAAAGTGATTCTGCTTGGCGACACCATGTCTGTTTTCAAAGCGACACGCAGCGAAGAATATGATCACATTAATGATGCAGAATTTATTGATCCTGCTACATATCCCAAAGCAGATATGGATGAAATGGTCAATGCAATGCTCGAACTTCGCAAGGGCAAAATGACTGAAGAACAAGTCAGAGAAGCCCTGACCCACACCAACTACTTTGGAACCATGCTCGTTAAAATGGGAAAAGCCGACTGCTTGCTCGGAGGCGCTACATATTCAACTGCTGACACAGTTCGTCCAGCTCTCCAGTTAATCAAAACTAAACCTGGCGCTCATTTAGTCAGCTCTTCCTTTATTTTGATGCGGAACGAAGAAAAAGAACGTTTGGTCTTCTCTGACTGCGCTATCAATATCGACTATAAAGATCGCGTTGACAAAGAAGGCAATGTAACTTTAAGTGCAGCAAAACAATTAGC
This genomic window contains:
- a CDS encoding ATP-dependent DNA helicase, translating into MTKEQEVISLSVRELVGFVYQRGSIDTRPGQMNRAQEGAEIHRKLQASMESSYHPEVTLKYQTYYKDYCFNIWGRADGVVYRNNMPVLVDEIKTTTKNVMFISELDYPDYFAQARLYAWIICQENKLEKIDVQLTFYQVPSGTVRQIKKTESAASLSRFAEQVFCEWTKWLELKRELTNRRNVSIVNMPFPFQKWRPGQHQIASAVFRTIEEKRTLICQAPTGIGKSMGVMVGALHALARGKGTQIFYATARTTGAGAAEKALALLKKKSDIFVRSVTLTAKDQICLQEVRQCDPIHCPYADHYFDRIKPVLYELLKNEQNFDSQHITRIAKQNRLCPFELSIDLSHWCDVVIGDYNYLYDPVVNLQFQERFENETILLVDEAHHLIDRVRDMYSDRSISKIKLLNVRKKIRKINLFYRALTALIDELEKIRLQLINLNKSWNVEKEFPRDLYKNLQKAAVAGEVWFSKAAKSEQIVDEEIINFYLELRRILVILEYYGEATRTSFSISENQKDICIGVHCLNPKQMILKQANDSRAVIYFSATLSPLIYYKRFFGGKDMSLVDLKSPYQSDHLLLLSADISTQYKYRQQTADQVVEMLSFFLQARQGHYMIFFPSYAYMQLIYHKFSEQAEISSYSIICQKKTMSAKEKQDFLDRFHEHEKEERTLIGFAVLGSFFSEGIDLTGESLVGVAVVGVGLPMVCPENDMLKDYFSSQGQKGFDYAYLFPGFSKVLQAIGRVIRTENDYGAVLLIDDRYAQKRYQRLFPKYLNLPKSIATPHQLSKELQNFWKRKVPIS
- a CDS encoding DUF551 domain-containing protein translates to MEQNWISVQDHLPNQQQVCLVSIAHYQMASKAQTPLGEEVALADYIPPYKPGSKFIFLTHSNHKDMDNVIFNNAEVAKADGNVISKITAWMPLPMPYTKA
- a CDS encoding phosphatase PAP2 family protein → MKINYQGLYEKWTKPFLKHPLALTLCKNLNRVFTLIPFFMYPVLLIVLWIQSDTRFLRIFCVPAISFILLSIIRRAINRPRPYERWNIAPLIIKKKKGCSMPSRHVFSSTVIAMVFLRIFPAIGICLLVLSVFTGLIRIIGGVHYPSDVLVGFFCGIFAGLLV
- a CDS encoding HAD family hydrolase — encoded protein: MKKYKGIIFDMDGVLLDSERLYKQIEVKMYAEIGIAPNQAEIAKSMGMGCERWWSYLKETYHLKVSPKEQAEYESQRYAELLDDPDKRPAIFPGVLECFKTCRQAGLHLTIASGSKRYLVKKVIGLLKIEPYLDGFVTSEDVEAGKPDPAIIIKAAKLMGVHPEDCLVIDDATNGILAGKRSGADAWLFASAAPQLVDASKADLTVKSHREILENLNLI
- a CDS encoding PcsB-like coiled-coil domain-containing protein → MKRLIAVILSAAMICTPISAFAAPSQSDVDQSKQQLAQTTQQLKDIQSQIDQANGELTINKALLPQKEAEYKAAKKLMAKRIRAMYMMGQSSAISYIFSAKSFSQMLNNAASVRYVYASDNQIVSKAEEAKKSLEESTKAIEENQKKLQQQKDEIAKLQQTQQGQLNQQLTELAAQASSAGTYSVSADINAIASSNLPKLEKFIQIMIALCNDNSHGYTQVQTERWGPDFDCSSSIIFSLGLAGFPVSRANAQNTRNLGAALKNAGWVQVSSPSRGDIELDPSSHVEMSLGGNMSAGFHTNRGHPETGDQTGTEASVGKNWRSYPQYWHYAGQ
- the pta gene encoding phosphate acetyltransferase; translated protein: MASIFEGFRDQLKANPKTIVFPEGDDPRILHAANQLLKDKTLKVILLGDTMSVFKATRSEEYDHINDAEFIDPATYPKADMDEMVNAMLELRKGKMTEEQVREALTHTNYFGTMLVKMGKADCLLGGATYSTADTVRPALQLIKTKPGAHLVSSSFILMRNEEKERLVFSDCAINIDYKDRVDKEGNVTLSAAKQLAEVGVESAKTAKIFGIDPKVAFLSFSTKGSGKGGTVKLSHDATIEAQKMAPDVDIDGELQFDAAVSPEVAKTKCPDSKVAGQANVFIFPLIEAGNMGYKIASRLGGYEAIGPVLQGLNAPINDLSRGCTEDEVYKMALVTAALA